AATATTCCACTGCAGGAACATTCTGAGGAATGAAAAACTCCTGAGGGAAAATGGTACCGATTGCTGAAGCTACAAGCGTAATGACAATTAATGAAACCCCGACTTTTACTGAAGAAAAGAAATTCCAGATCTTATCAATAATTGAAGCGTGATAAGTCTGGGATCTTCTTGCCATTCCCTCATAACGCATGACGTCATGTGTCTTTCTTTTTGCAGCTTCTTCAGTCAGCGTGCGACCGCAGGCCTGACAGAGTTCTGATCCCTCGGGATTTTCGTGACCGCATTGACAGATTATTTTACTCATTCAGAAGACTCCTGACTATCTGGTTTAATCATTTCCATGTAGGATTTTACGTCTTCTTCAGTCATTTCACCTTTAATTACCTTAACAATTTCACCTTCCGGATTGACAAGCAATGTAGTTGGAAGTGGTCCGATTGAGTATGCATCCATGACATCTTTGTTAACGTCTCTTACTACAGGAAAAGTAAGACCATATTCATTTGCGAAATTAGAGACCTTAAAGTGTGACTCGCCAACGTTTACTGCAAGCACTTCGATCCCCTGGTCCTGATAAACCTCGTATTGATTTTGCATATAAGGGAACTCTTTTTCACAAGGTTTACACCATGTTCCCCAGAAATTTAAAAATACTCCCTGACCTTTATAATCAGATAGCTGATGAGACTCCCCATCTAGATCTTCAAGCTTAAAGTCAGGTGCCTGATCACCCGCTCCCACTAGCAGTCTTTCATCTCCTGCTACACTGGAGTAGATAGTGTATGATATTGCTGCCAGCAGCACCGCAAGAATAGAGACACGCATAACCAGCCTCTGCTTTTTCTTCTTACTCACTTTTGCTACCCCCTTTTTCATGCGTAAATCCATAAAGTTTCATTGTCATTATAGCATTCACTGCTATAGGACTAGGGCAGAGTATTTGAATGAACTGTGAAACTTCTTCAGCCCTGACCGTTTTCAGCCAGCGCTCTGAGCTGTTTTACTTCATGAGGGGTTAATTCTCTTGATTCTCCGGCATTTAGACCTGACAAATGAAGAAAACCATACCTTTCTCTTTTCAACTTTTGTACAGGGTGACCTGCAGCTTCAAGCATTCTTCTTACCTGTCTGTTTCGTCCTTCATGAATTGTAATTTCAATAATTGTTTTATCTTTTTGTTTATCAGCTGAAATTACTTTTGCTCTTGCAGGGGCAGTCATTCCGTCCTCAAGCTTGATACCTTTTTCGAGTTTTTTTATTGTTTCACGTTTAACAAGTCCTTTTACTCTTGCGATATATGTTTTTGGCACTTCATATTTAGGATGGGTCAGGAGATTTGCAAATTCACCATCATTCGTTAACAGCAATAATCCTGACGTATCATAATCAAGACGGCCGACGGGATAAATTCTTTCTTCTACAAATTGAAAATAATCTGTGACAACTTTCCGGTCTTTATCATCACTGACTGCTGAGATTACACCGGTCGGCTTATAGAAAAGATAATAAACTTTGTTTTCTCTTTCGATTTTTACACCTTCAACTTCAATCTTATCTGACGGTGTAACTTTCGTACCAAGTTCAGTAATCGTTTTTCCATTCACTTTTACTTTTCCACCGGCAATCAGCTCTTCTGCTTTTCTGCGTGAAGCAACACCTGCGTGCGCAATCACTTTTTGTAATCTTTCCATCTTTTACACCTCTTCATTTGTTCTGCTTCTTACAGCATTATGTCATATCTACCCCTAAAAGCAAATCAGGACCTAAAAATACCTCGTTTTACTGTTGGAAGTGGCAATTTATTCAGCTATAATTAGCAATATTGAGGAATCTCAGCAAGAATTCTGTAAGAAAATGGTGAGAATATGGAATACACAGTAAAGGTCGATGCTTTTGAGGGACCGCTTGACCTGCTTTTACATCTCATACAGGGGCTTGAGATCGATATTTATGATATCCCGATGGCTGAAATATCTGAGCAATATACATTGTATATTAAAGCTATGAGTGTGCTTGAACTTAACACCGCAAGTGAGTATCTGGTTATGGCTGCTACGCTGATGTCAATTAAAAGCAGAATGCTGCTGCCTAAGCAGGAAGAACAGTGGGAAGAGGATCAGCAGTTCGAAGAAGACCCCCGAGAAGAGCTTGTAGAAAAACTGATTGAATATCGTAAATATAAAAAAGCGGCCACTGAGCTGAAAGATAAAGAACAGGAAAGAAGTATGCATTTTACTAAACCACCGGAAGATCTAAGCAGTTATGCACAGCCTGATGTGTCAGATGAAAAAATGCAGATTGAACTTGCGGATCTGATTGGTGCTTTTAATAAGCTGATGAGGCGGAAAAAAATAAAGAAACCGATGTCTACAAGAATTACCAGACAGGAGATTTCTATTGAAACGAGAATGACTGAAATTCTGGAGACAATCCGTGCAGATGCAAGGCCCAAGCCTTTTTCAGCACTGTTCCCTGTAGCGGAAAAACCGCACATGGTCGTGTCATTTTTAGCAGTGCTCGAGCTTGTTAAGAGACAGGAAATTCATATTAATCAGGATCATAACTTTTCAGAAATTATGGTCGGAAGCACTGAAGGAGTGTCATTAGTTGGCCAGTCATAATTATAAAGCAATTACAGAAGCACTTTTATTTACAGCAGGAGATGCAGGACTTTCTAATGACCAGATTGCAAATGCACTTAACATATCACAGCTTGAAGCAGAACAGCTGATGAGTGAGATGCAGGAGAATTATCAGATGGATGAGTCAAAAGGAATTGAGATTGCAATTTACGCTGAAAAATATCAATTTGTCACTAAAAAAGATCTATCAGATTATATCAAGCTTTTAGCTGATTCTCCTTCCCCATCCACTTTGACACAGGCCGGTCTTGAGACGCTTGCTATTATTGCTTACAAGCAGCCTGTTACTCGTGTTCAGATTGAAGAGGTTCGTGGTGTGAAAACTGATGGCCCTGTCCATACGCTCATTGCCAGAGGACTGATTAAAGAAGTTGGAAGAAATGAAGGTGCAGGCAGAGCAATCCTTTATGGTACAACAGAGGAATTCTTAGACTACCTTGGATTGAAGGATCTGTCTGAGCTGCCTCCTCTGCCGGAAGACGTCGAGGAAGATGAAAAAGAAGATAGTGATCTGTTTTTTGAATCATTGAAAAACGGGCTTTCAGCAAACGAATGACACATGCACATGCATGTGTTTTTTTATGGGACTAAATTTTTGTTTCTTCTCATATAGATAAATGTGAGAGTTGGTGGATCTTATTAAAAAAATCTTCATTGTTTCTTTACTTTTTTTTCTATGGTATAAGCCGGTTTTCGCAATTGATGTCTCTGCGCAATCCTCCGTTATGATTGAAGCGGAAAGCGGCAGAGTAATCTTCAATAAAGATGAACATGAAAAAATGAAAATAGCAAGCATTACGAAAATCATGACCGCTCATTTAGCAATTAAACACGGTGATTTGTCTGACAAAGTTAAAATATCCAGCAAAGCGTCATCTACTGAGGGATCGAGCCTTTATTTGAAAAATGGACAAACCGTTACGCTTGAATACCTGATTTACGGTCTCATGCTCAGATCCGGTAATGATGCTGCAGTGGCGATTGCTGAGCATATCAGTGGTTCAGTAGAAGCGTTCGCTGAACTGATGAATAAAGAAACTGAAGCATTAAAAATGACAAATACTTATTTCACTAACCCGCACGGACTAGATACAGACGACCGGCATGTCTCAACGGCTTATGATATGGCAATACTAACTCAGCAGGCAATCAGAAATAAAACATTTAAAAAAGTCTTTTCAACTGCAAAATATACTCCCTCTTATAAAGATGCCTATCCCTGGACGAATAAACACCGGCTCGTAACCGGTCTTTATCCTCATGCTGATCGAGGTAAAACGGGATATACGAAAAAAGCAGGCAGAACGCTTGTGACGACTGCACATAAAAACGATATGACATTCATAGCTGTAACGATTAATGGACCTGATGACTGGAATGATCATATGTCACTTTTCGAGCATGCATTTACCCACTATAAAATGACGGAGCTCCTTGCAAAAGGTCCACTTCCAATTCTTCCTGGAATGCCTGATCAAATTCAGTACATATCAGAGGTTAACCGAAAAATGCCTTTAACTACTGAAGAACGTCAACAGCTTGTCTATCAGATCGTGCCCGAAAAAAAACCGGTCTTAAATATATATATTAATCGTACAGAAATCCTCAGCACCCCAATTAAGGAAAAGAAAATTGAAGCACCTTCAGCGTATGAGAACCTGATCAGAAAGTTAAAGGAGCTTTTCAAATGGTGAATTTAATTTGGATTTTCATGCTTATCTCAGGTATTATTTACAGTATTTTCAACGGAACTGTTGATGAAGTCAATAAAGGTTTATTTGATTCAGCAGGGCAGGCTGTTGAACTGGTTATAGGTTTCGCTGCAGTTTTTACACTCTGGCTCGGTATGATGGAGATCGCTAAGCGTTCCGGATTGCTCAATAAGATTACAAAAATCTGCTACCCTATTGTAAGAAAACTATTCCCTGATTTTCCTGCGAATCATCCTGCTGCAGGTTATATGATGACAAATTTTTCAGCAAATTTTTTTGGTTTAGGAAATGCTGCCACGCCTTTTGGTGTGAAAGCGATGAAAGAATTACAGACAATCAACCCGACTCCTGACAAGGCCAGCAGATCAATGGTCACTTTTCTATGTCTTAACACAGCTGCTGTCACGTTCTTTCCTGCCACCATCGTTTCAATGCGTCTTTCTGAAGGCGTTGCGGATCCACTGGATATTGTTATCCCGGCATTTATTGCAACAATCTGCTCCTGCACGGCTGCAATGATCTATGACAGAATCAGCTGGAGAATTACTTCAGGTAGACATCATGATTGAACTGATCTATTTATCAAAGCTGATATTACCTTTATTAATACTTACGATTCTTTTAGCCGCTCTTTTTACAAAAACAGATGCATACAGTGCTTTTGTCAGCGGTGGTAAAGAAGGCTTGCAAATGGCTGCTGAACTCCTTCCTTTTCTGGTCGGTATGATGGCTGCAATCAGTGTATTACGATCATCCGGACTGCTGCTCTATATAACAAATCTGATTGCACCTTTATTTGCTTACTTCAGCGTGCCAGCAGAGCTATTCCCGCTTTTTCTGACACGCCCGATATCCGGCACAGCAGCACTTAGTATAACAGCTGATCTGACTCATACGTATGGACCTGAGCATATGATTTCACGGCTCGCAGCAGTCATTCAGGGTAGCACTGATACTACTTTGTATGTTTTGACTATTTATTTTGGAGCTGTCGGAATTAAAAAAATGGGTAGAGCGCTTGCAGTCGGGTTGCTTGCTGATCTGACAGGTATGATCCTTGCTGTAATGATTACAGTATGGTATTTCCAAAACATTTGGAGCTGAGTGGGCGGTATGATAGACTAAATCAAAAATTGGAGGTGGCTGTTGTTCATTACCCAGATGCATATGTTCAGTTTTTAGTTCATTTTCACGGTGACCGTGATTATTTTGAATGCCATGAAATACTTGAGGAATACTGGAAGGAACATACTGATAGAGAAAAAAACTCTGTGTGGGTCGGGCTCATTCAGCTTGCAGTGGCACTTTACCATCATAGACGTAGAAACAATAAAGGGGCAGCAACCATGATTAGGCAAAGCAAGCAGAAGATCACCTCCTTCTCACCTGAATGCGAGGAGCTTGCACTCGATTCTAAAGATTTAATAAAATTAATCAGTGAGATTGAAGGTGCAATACTGACAGGTTCACCTTACCAAAGTGTTGTCCTCCCCTTAACTGACTCTGCGTTGATAAAAGTATGTAAAAATGAATGCAGACGGTCAGGTTATACATGGGGTAATGATAGTAATCTTTCAGATCCTGAACTTATCGACCGTCACAAGCTTCGCGACCGATCAGAAGTGATTTCAATGCGAAATCAGGCACTTCTTAACCGGTCTAAGCTCAATGGAGGTCCGGAGCGTCATGAATAAAAATGAAACCGCAGCCTTTATTCAGCTGCGGTTTCATTATCTTCACATTTTTGTAGAAATCCTTCTGTATAAGAAGTACTTACCAATTCTTTTTCTGTATACATATCCTTAAGAGATGCAACAATACGCTGTCCCACACCCTCGTTCCGGTGAGATGGATTCACTGAAATATGACGTAGTGTAATCTTGTTATCTTCAATTTCCACTCCCGCTAGACCAATGATATCTTCTTCCTTCCACAAAAACAGCTGAAAGTTTTTTTCTTCTTCATACTGCTTCATCGACTGCTGCAATTGTTTAATGTCTTTTTCTGTCGGCATAAAAGACATTAAACCCATTGCAATTTTCTCAAAGGATTTTTTATAACGAATTAACATACAGTACTCCTCACCAAGTCGTAATCGTAATCTGCCACCTCTGCAGCAGGTGATCCGGTAAAATTTGTACAGCTTTTACACCGTTATATATCATACTAAATGTATCAGATCTTTTCAATTTTGTCCTCAGACAATGAAAACCCAGTAAATAATCCCCCAGATTACTGCAAGAATTAAAAGTGAGATAAAGGTTAATGCATTTTGTTTTTTCATTATTTTACGTCCACTCCTGAATGCTTAAGTGGCAGGTCATGTCTGATTAAATCTTCATAGCTTTCTCTTTCAATCACTAGTTCAGCCTGACCATTTTCAGCAAAAACAACTGCAGGACGTGGAATACGATTATAATTATTTGCCATTGCATAACCGTAAGCTCCAGTGCAGAATACCGCTAACACATCACCTGGTTCATGTTTTGTAATCGGAAGATCCCAGATCAGCATATCACCTGATTCACAGCATTTACCTGCTATTGAGACGATAGAGTCAGCTTTATCTTCCGGACGGTTCGCAATCACCGCTTCATATCTTGCATTATAAAGAGCAGGACGAATATTATCACTCATACCGCCGTCAACAGCCAGGTAATTTCTTACATCAGGCACATGCTTAGACGAACCAATTTTATATAATGTTGTACCCGCATCGCCTGTTAAGGATCTTCCTGGCTCAATCCAGATCTCTGGCATTGAAAGCTGATGCTCTGTCATTAGCTGCTTTACTTTGGTAATAATATCCTCTACATATTTACCTGGTGCAAGCGGTTCATCTTCTTTTGTATACCTTATGCCAAAGCCGCCACCAAGGTTCAGAACCTGCGCCTTAAAATCAAGCGCCGTGCTCCACGCTGCCATTTTTTCAATCATCTTTTCAGCTGCCATGATAAAGCCGGTAGTTTCAAATATTTGCGAACCAATATGACAATGTAAACCAAGCACATTAAAATACCGGTCTTTAAGTACCATCTTTAATGCTTCCTCAGCCTGTCCATTCTGAAGATCAAAACCAAATTTTGAATCTTCCTGACCTGTTAAAATATAATCATGCGTATGTGCTTCAATACCAGGCGTTACACGAAGTAAAATAGAAGCAGACTTGTCTTTTTCAGCGCAGATACGTGATAAAAGCTCAATTTCATAAAAATTATCTACAACAAAACAGCCAATGTTGGCATCAAGTGCCATAGCAATTTCCTCAGGGCTCTTATTATTCCCATGAAAATGAATTTTTTCAGGGTCAAAACCTGCTTTTAAAGCTGTATATAATTCACCGCCTGATACGACATCGAGACTTAAGCCCTCCTCGGCGATCAGCTGAATCATTGCGATTGATGAAAAAGCTTTACTTGCATACGCAACCTGAGATGAAACACCAAGTTTTTCAAAAGTCTCTTTAAAGCCGCGGGCACGCTCCCTGATCAGCTGAGTATCATAGACATACAGTGGAGTACCAAATTCATTTGCAAGCTCAATTGTATCTACGCCACCAATCGTCAGATGGCCTTTTTCATTAATTGATGATGTACCGTAATAATGCATGTTGCAATCCCTTCTTTACTGCAGAATATCATTAATAGATAGTAAGTACATTACCACA
This region of Jeotgalibacillus malaysiensis genomic DNA includes:
- a CDS encoding spore maturation protein SpmB, which translates into the protein MIELIYLSKLILPLLILTILLAALFTKTDAYSAFVSGGKEGLQMAAELLPFLVGMMAAISVLRSSGLLLYITNLIAPLFAYFSVPAELFPLFLTRPISGTAALSITADLTHTYGPEHMISRLAAVIQGSTDTTLYVLTIYFGAVGIKKMGRALAVGLLADLTGMILAVMITVWYFQNIWS
- a CDS encoding ribosomal large subunit pseudouridine synthase B, which codes for MERLQKVIAHAGVASRRKAEELIAGGKVKVNGKTITELGTKVTPSDKIEVEGVKIERENKVYYLFYKPTGVISAVSDDKDRKVVTDYFQFVEERIYPVGRLDYDTSGLLLLTNDGEFANLLTHPKYEVPKTYIARVKGLVKRETIKKLEKGIKLEDGMTAPARAKVISADKQKDKTIIEITIHEGRNRQVRRMLEAAGHPVQKLKRERYGFLHLSGLNAGESRELTPHEVKQLRALAENGQG
- a CDS encoding peroxiredoxin, translating into MSKKKKQRLVMRVSILAVLLAAISYTIYSSVAGDERLLVGAGDQAPDFKLEDLDGESHQLSDYKGQGVFLNFWGTWCKPCEKEFPYMQNQYEVYQDQGIEVLAVNVGESHFKVSNFANEYGLTFPVVRDVNKDVMDAYSIGPLPTTLLVNPEGEIVKVIKGEMTEEDVKSYMEMIKPDSQESSE
- a CDS encoding diaminopimelate decarboxylase, which encodes MHYYGTSSINEKGHLTIGGVDTIELANEFGTPLYVYDTQLIRERARGFKETFEKLGVSSQVAYASKAFSSIAMIQLIAEEGLSLDVVSGGELYTALKAGFDPEKIHFHGNNKSPEEIAMALDANIGCFVVDNFYEIELLSRICAEKDKSASILLRVTPGIEAHTHDYILTGQEDSKFGFDLQNGQAEEALKMVLKDRYFNVLGLHCHIGSQIFETTGFIMAAEKMIEKMAAWSTALDFKAQVLNLGGGFGIRYTKEDEPLAPGKYVEDIITKVKQLMTEHQLSMPEIWIEPGRSLTGDAGTTLYKIGSSKHVPDVRNYLAVDGGMSDNIRPALYNARYEAVIANRPEDKADSIVSIAGKCCESGDMLIWDLPITKHEPGDVLAVFCTGAYGYAMANNYNRIPRPAVVFAENGQAELVIERESYEDLIRHDLPLKHSGVDVK
- a CDS encoding segregation and condensation protein A; this encodes MEYTVKVDAFEGPLDLLLHLIQGLEIDIYDIPMAEISEQYTLYIKAMSVLELNTASEYLVMAATLMSIKSRMLLPKQEEQWEEDQQFEEDPREELVEKLIEYRKYKKAATELKDKEQERSMHFTKPPEDLSSYAQPDVSDEKMQIELADLIGAFNKLMRRKKIKKPMSTRITRQEISIETRMTEILETIRADARPKPFSALFPVAEKPHMVVSFLAVLELVKRQEIHINQDHNFSEIMVGSTEGVSLVGQS
- a CDS encoding spore maturation protein, which encodes MVNLIWIFMLISGIIYSIFNGTVDEVNKGLFDSAGQAVELVIGFAAVFTLWLGMMEIAKRSGLLNKITKICYPIVRKLFPDFPANHPAAGYMMTNFSANFFGLGNAATPFGVKAMKELQTINPTPDKASRSMVTFLCLNTAAVTFFPATIVSMRLSEGVADPLDIVIPAFIATICSCTAAMIYDRISWRITSGRHHD
- a CDS encoding protein RibT → MLIRYKKSFEKIAMGLMSFMPTEKDIKQLQQSMKQYEEEKNFQLFLWKEEDIIGLAGVEIEDNKITLRHISVNPSHRNEGVGQRIVASLKDMYTEKELVSTSYTEGFLQKCEDNETAAE
- a CDS encoding serine-type D-Ala-D-Ala carboxypeptidase, whose product is MIEAESGRVIFNKDEHEKMKIASITKIMTAHLAIKHGDLSDKVKISSKASSTEGSSLYLKNGQTVTLEYLIYGLMLRSGNDAAVAIAEHISGSVEAFAELMNKETEALKMTNTYFTNPHGLDTDDRHVSTAYDMAILTQQAIRNKTFKKVFSTAKYTPSYKDAYPWTNKHRLVTGLYPHADRGKTGYTKKAGRTLVTTAHKNDMTFIAVTINGPDDWNDHMSLFEHAFTHYKMTELLAKGPLPILPGMPDQIQYISEVNRKMPLTTEERQQLVYQIVPEKKPVLNIYINRTEILSTPIKEKKIEAPSAYENLIRKLKELFKW
- a CDS encoding chromosome segregation and condensation protein ScpB; the protein is MASHNYKAITEALLFTAGDAGLSNDQIANALNISQLEAEQLMSEMQENYQMDESKGIEIAIYAEKYQFVTKKDLSDYIKLLADSPSPSTLTQAGLETLAIIAYKQPVTRVQIEEVRGVKTDGPVHTLIARGLIKEVGRNEGAGRAILYGTTEEFLDYLGLKDLSELPPLPEDVEEDEKEDSDLFFESLKNGLSANE